ATCGCACCCAACTGGCGCACAAAACCCACACACCCAGCGCCAATCATCCCCGCTGCGACAGCTTTGAACCCATTACGACTTGTTTCACGGCGATGGCACGCCCACTGCACGCGCCCTCCCCCGAGCTTTCCAACCGTTGCGGGAGCAAGCGCATGAACACACAACTCAAACCCACGCTGGGCACGTTGCACCTGTGGGGCATTGCCGTGGGGCTGGTGATTTCCGGGGAATATTTCGGCTGGAGTTACGGCTGGGGCGTGGCCGGTACTCTCGGTTTTCTGGTCACTTCATTCATGGTCGCGACCATGTACACCTGCTTTATCTTCAGCTTCACCGAACTGACCACCGCAATTCCCCATGCTGGCGGGCCGTTTGCCTATAGCCGCCGTGCATTTGGCGAGAAAGGCGGACTGATCGCCGGGCTGGCCACACTGATCGAATTCGTCTTCGCCCCGCCGGCGATTGCCTTGGCGATTGGTGCTTATCTGAATGTGCAATTTCCGGCCCTCGACCCCAAACACGCAGCGGTTGGCGCGTACATCGTGTTTATGGGCCTGAATATTCTCGGGGTGAAGCTGGCGGCGACGTTCGAGCTGATCGTCTGCGTGCTGGCGGTGGCTGAGTTGCTGGTGTTCATGGGCGTGGTTGCGCCGGCGTTCAGTTTCAGCAACTTCGCCCTGAATGGCTGGGCGGGCTCCGACGTCTTCGGCGCGCCGGCGATTGCCGGGATGTTTGCGGCGATTCCATTTGCCATCTGGTTCTTCCTCGCCATCGAAGGCGCCGCGATGGCCGCCGAAGAAGCCAAGGACCCGAAGCGCACGATCCCGAAAGCCTACATCAGCGGCATCCTGACCCTGGTGCTGCTGGCCATGGGCGTGATGTTCTTCGCCGGCGGCGTCGGCGACTGGCGCACGCTGGCCAACATCAACGACCCCTTGCCGCAAGCCATGAAAACCGTGGTCGGCGACAACTCAGGCTGGCTGCACATGCTGGTCTGGATCGGCCTGTTCGGCCTGGTCGCCAGTTTTCACGGCATCATCCTCGGCTACTCACGCCAGTTCTTCGCCCTCGCCCGCGCCGGCTATCTGCCTGCTTCGCTGGCAAAACTCTCGCGCTTCCAGACACCACACCGCGCGATAATCGCTGGCGGGCTCATCGGCATTGCCGCGATATACAGCGATGGTCTGATCAACCTCGGCGGTATGACACTGACGGCAGCGATGATCACCATGGCGGTGTTCGGCGCGATCGTGATGTACATCATGAGCATGCTCAGCCTGTTCAAACTGCGTAAAACGGAACCGAATCTGGAGCGCACCTTCCGCGCGCCTTGCTATCCGCTGGTGCCTCTGATTGCACTGATATTGGCCGTGGTTTGCCTGGTTGCGATGGCGTGGTTCAACACCCTGATCGGGCTGATTTTCCTCGGCTTCATGGCGGTGGGGTTCTGCTACTTCATGCTGACCGGACAACTGCGCGCCGATGCGCCGGCCGATGCGATGCTCACAGGCAATTGAGGGATTTCGGGTGTACCGGGTGCAACCGACCTAGAATGGAACCACTGCGAGTTCACTTCGCTCAAAAGTGGTATGCAGCATCGCACGGCGAAATCCTCGTCCGTCGAGCTGCCATTAAGGAGAGCCGTTATGCCCTGGTATGCCTGGTTGATTCTGGTCGTTGCGATCGGCTCGATTGTTGGCGGATTGATGATGTTGCGCGACACCGCCAACAAGGTCGAACTGACCGATGAAGAACGCAAGCGCGTCGCGCAGCGCAATGCCGAAGCGGATGCCAAGGACGCACAGGACCGCTGACCCGTACCCCGCCGCAATGGCGGGGTTGGTTTTTCCAGCGCAATCGGACTTACCCGCAGGCTTTTTAGATTTTAGAAGTACAGTCACCATTTAATCTTCCGTGGTTAAGATGGCAACATCGTCGCGGAGAGCTCCACATGCGTTACTCGCCAGATCACAAAGCCCAGACTCATCAGCGCATCATCCAGGAAGCCTCGGCGCGGTTTCGCAAGGACGGTATCGGCGCGACCGGCCTACAGCCTTTGATGAAAGCGCTGGGCTTGACCCATGGCGGCTTCTACTCGCATTTCAAATCCAAGGAAGAACTGGTCGAAAAAGCCCTGCAAGCGGCCGGCGAGCAAGTCGGGGGCCTTTGCGAAGAAATCTTCGCGCAGGAAAATCCTTTGCAGGTCTTTATCGACACCTACCTGTCGCAGTGGCATCAGACCTCGCCCGACGAAGGCTGCCCGCTGCTGACCATATCTTCTGAGCTGGGGCTGCGCGGCCAGCCAAGCCCCACCAGTGACGAAGTTCTCAAGGCTCGCCTCGAACAGATACAAGGCACGCTCGCCGGCGACAACAATGCTGACCGCAGCATTGTCATCATGGCAACCCTTGCCGGTGCACTGTTGCTGTCACGCAGCGTCGCGGATGCCGACTTCGCTCAGCGCATCCTCGACGTCACCCGCGAGCATCTCAAGCAATCGAACGATTAACCTTGCCAGCGCTTGAACAGCACGCTCGCATTGACCCCGCCAAAACCGAAGCCGTTGGACAAGGCATATTCGATCTCAATTGGCCGCGCTTCGCCATGGACGATGTCCACCCCTTCGCTCGCTGGATCCGGGTTTTCGAAGTTGAGGGTCGGCGGCACCACCTGATCACGGATCGCCAGCAACGTGAAAATCGCCTCAAGCCCACCCGCCGCGCCGAGCAAATGACCGGTAGCAGATTTGGTCGAGGTCACGGCGATTTTGTTTTGCGTACCGAACACAGCCTTGATCGCCGCCAACTCGCCCAAGTCACCGACCGGTGTCGAGGTCGCATGCGCATTGAGATGCTGCACCTGATCCGGCGCCACGCCACCCTGAGCCAATGCGAGCTGCATCGCCCGCCGCGCGCCGCTGCCGTCTTCCGGCCCGGCGGTCAGGTGATAGGCGTCGGCCGTGGTGCCGTAGCCAACCAGTTCGGCCAACGGTTTCGCCCCACGCGCCAGCGCATGCTCCAGCGATTCGATAACCAACAGACCAGCGCCTTCGCCCATCACAAAACCATCGCGCCCGCTGTCGAAAGGACGTGAGGCTTTCTCAGGGGTGTCGTTGTAACCGCTGGACAACGCCCGCGCGGCAGCGAAACCGGCCAGACTGACGCGATCGATCGACGCTTCCGCCCCGCCACACACGGCGATGTCCGCTTCTCCCGCCCTGATCAATCGCGCCGCATCGCCGATCGCCTGAACCCCGGCGGCACATGCGGTAACCGGAGCACCTAACGGACCTTTCAGGCCATGCTGGATCGACACATGACCTGCCGCGAGATTGACCAGAAACGATGGAATGGTGAACGGCGACAAACGCCGAGGGCCACGGCTGTCGGTGGTGCGAACGGCATCGGCAATCGCACCGAAACCGCCGACACCCGAGCCGATGATTGTTGCGGTCCGCTCCTGTTGTTCAGCGTCCGCTGGATGCCAGCCGGCCTGCTCCAATGCCTGCCGTGCTGCTTCCATGGCGAACATGATGAAGCGGTCCATCTTCTTTTGTTCCTTGGGTGGCGTCGCGCGATCCGGGTCGAACCCAGCCTCGGCGTCCTCCTCGACCGTCGGCACACTGCCGCCCACCCGGGTCGGCAGATCGGCCACCACAGCGTCCGGCAGATTACGCAATCCGGAACGCCCGGCGAGCAGACGCTGCCAGACGATTTCAACATCACTGCCCAAGGGTGAAACCAGGCCCATGCCCGTGACTACAATTCGACGCTGGCTCATCGTGCTTATCCTTCTGGTAATTACAAAGAGGCATTACTTGTAGCATTCGGCAGCAAAACTGTGCGACAGACTCGGTGCCATCACATGACCGCCGACAACGAAAGCGTGCCACTAGGCCCGCATCCGGAAACGATGGAATGGTGACTAGTCCACCCTGATCCAGCGCTGCCAGCGCGGCACCTACCATTTCCCAGCCTTCATAACCATTTCGGCCAACATCCCAATTGCGTCGATCCCGGAGCCGCTCCCAGATTTCAGTCCCGGTTCTATCCGGCACGACAGCTTGCAGCCGGATAACCGTGCCTTCCAGTTCGGCATTGAGCGATTGGATCAGGCTCAATGTATAGCCTTGCCGCGCTTATACCGCTGCGTTGAGACGCTAGGAAAACAACGCTATGACGGAAGCAATATGATGATCCCGGTCAATGCGTAGGCGGCCGAGACAAAATGATGATAGCCAATTAGCGGCGCAATATTACATCCATAATTTTATCGCCGGGCACAGCGCCGTCAGGAAATCCACCCAGCGAGCCTTTTCGACGCACAGATTGCGGCCGGTATAAGCGATTAAAGCCGTGCTATAAGCGCCAATGACAGGCTTGAACAAAGGCCGCACGCGGCGCAATCGATGTAGCATAATATCGATTTCCCATCGATGAGCATTCGTGACGGTGCTCTAGGTATGTAAAAGTGGATTCTGAAATGGAATTTTTCCCCTGTTTCCTGTCGGTTGTTTTTGTGGTGCGTAATCAAGCGGAAACAATCGAGAACATCCTTATCGAGGCGCAGGCGATCATTAGCCCGATCGTTAGTGATTACGAGCTGATCATCGTCGACAATGCATCGGATGACGAAAGTATCCTCACTATGAAGCGTCTTACGACGGAGCATGGTCTGGCCAATTTGCAAGTATATGCACTGACCAAAGAAGTCGATGCCGACACCGCCTCTTGGGTAGGCATGGAAAACGCGCTGGGTGATTTTGTCGCCGTCATCGACCCTCTCGCGGACGACGTCCATTTCCTGCCTAAAATGCTCGATCAGGCAGTCAGAGGCGC
This genomic interval from Pseudomonas koreensis contains the following:
- the fabF gene encoding beta-ketoacyl-ACP synthase II, whose product is MSQRRIVVTGMGLVSPLGSDVEIVWQRLLAGRSGLRNLPDAVVADLPTRVGGSVPTVEEDAEAGFDPDRATPPKEQKKMDRFIMFAMEAARQALEQAGWHPADAEQQERTATIIGSGVGGFGAIADAVRTTDSRGPRRLSPFTIPSFLVNLAAGHVSIQHGLKGPLGAPVTACAAGVQAIGDAARLIRAGEADIAVCGGAEASIDRVSLAGFAAARALSSGYNDTPEKASRPFDSGRDGFVMGEGAGLLVIESLEHALARGAKPLAELVGYGTTADAYHLTAGPEDGSGARRAMQLALAQGGVAPDQVQHLNAHATSTPVGDLGELAAIKAVFGTQNKIAVTSTKSATGHLLGAAGGLEAIFTLLAIRDQVVPPTLNFENPDPASEGVDIVHGEARPIEIEYALSNGFGFGGVNASVLFKRWQG
- the eat gene encoding ethanolamine permease, translating into MNTQLKPTLGTLHLWGIAVGLVISGEYFGWSYGWGVAGTLGFLVTSFMVATMYTCFIFSFTELTTAIPHAGGPFAYSRRAFGEKGGLIAGLATLIEFVFAPPAIALAIGAYLNVQFPALDPKHAAVGAYIVFMGLNILGVKLAATFELIVCVLAVAELLVFMGVVAPAFSFSNFALNGWAGSDVFGAPAIAGMFAAIPFAIWFFLAIEGAAMAAEEAKDPKRTIPKAYISGILTLVLLAMGVMFFAGGVGDWRTLANINDPLPQAMKTVVGDNSGWLHMLVWIGLFGLVASFHGIILGYSRQFFALARAGYLPASLAKLSRFQTPHRAIIAGGLIGIAAIYSDGLINLGGMTLTAAMITMAVFGAIVMYIMSMLSLFKLRKTEPNLERTFRAPCYPLVPLIALILAVVCLVAMAWFNTLIGLIFLGFMAVGFCYFMLTGQLRADAPADAMLTGN
- a CDS encoding TetR/AcrR family transcriptional regulator is translated as MRYSPDHKAQTHQRIIQEASARFRKDGIGATGLQPLMKALGLTHGGFYSHFKSKEELVEKALQAAGEQVGGLCEEIFAQENPLQVFIDTYLSQWHQTSPDEGCPLLTISSELGLRGQPSPTSDEVLKARLEQIQGTLAGDNNADRSIVIMATLAGALLLSRSVADADFAQRILDVTREHLKQSND
- a CDS encoding DUF2897 family protein, whose translation is MPWYAWLILVVAIGSIVGGLMMLRDTANKVELTDEERKRVAQRNAEADAKDAQDR